From the Pungitius pungitius chromosome 6, fPunPun2.1, whole genome shotgun sequence genome, one window contains:
- the LOC119196412 gene encoding filamin-C-like isoform X1 — protein sequence MMSNNYGDDQLPPQYYQATDFGDEEDDEMPATEKDLAEDAPWKKIQQNTFTRWCNEHLKCVNKTVTDLQRDFTDGLKLISLLEVLSQKKMYRKSHSRPNFRQMKLENVSVALEFLDREHIKLVSIDSKAIVDGNLKLILGLIWTLILHYSISMPMWDDEDEEESKKLTPKQRLLGWIQNKVPQLPINNFNRDWRDGKALGALVDNCAPGLCPDWSDWDPNKPVENAKEAMQQADDWLGVPQVIAPEEIVDPDVDEHSVMTYLSQFPKAKLKPGASLKPKQLFPNKAKAYGPGIEPHGNKVLQPAVFTVDTVEAGSGEVLVYVEDPEGHKEEAKVKPNREKNGSYTVTYVPKVEGVHKVKVLFAGQDIDKSPYTVNVARDMGDPSKVHARGPGLDTNGNVANKPTYFDIYTAGAGNGDVSVVIVDPQGKKDTVELLLENKGDSVFRCTYRPMLEGPHTIHVLFGGQEIPRSPFTVNITEAPPIAPPPGAPLQIVPQSVRTLPGAKGGKGLPPQKPGRPTINPNACRATGRGLQAKGVRVKEVADFKVFTKGAGSGSLSVSVKGPTGAEEQVKVRDAGNGVYECEYYPLKPGKYTVSITWGGQPIPRSPFEVEVGKEAGFQKVRAWGPGLKTGMVGKSADFVVEAIGTEVGSLGFSIEGPSQAKIECDDKGDGSCDVRYWPTEAGDYAVHVVCDDEDIKDSPFMAHILPAANDVFPEKVKAYGPGLRAAGVIVNKATEFTIDARMAGKGHLKIYAQDAEGCTIDIKITDKGDGTFLCVYTPVKPMKHTIIITWGDVNVPSSPFRVLVGEGCHPDRVKVYGPGVEKTGLKANEPTYFTVDCGEAGQGDISIGIKCAPGVVGPAEADIEFDIIKNDNDTFTVKYTPPGAGRYTIMVLFAEQEIPISPFKVKVDPSHDAGKVRAEGPGLNKTGVEVGTPTHFIIYTKGAGKARPGVNFAASGAGEAVRDFEIIDNHDYSYTVKYTALQQGNMAITVSHGGDPIPKSPFHITVAPPLDIGKVKVEGLDTKVEVGKDQEFAVNTKGAGGQGDVGVKMTSPSGRPIPCKLESDKAKGTHGVKYIPPEEGQYKVDVSYDGNPVMGSPFGVEAVMPADPSKVRASGPGLKGGIVGKPAPFTIDTKGAGAGGLGLTVEGPCEAKIECQDNGDGTCSVFYLPTEPGEYAINILFAEKHIPGSPFKAAVRSALDPSKVTASGPGLEKAKTGEPATFTVDCTRAGDAELTIEIVSETGSKAEVHIQKTAEGTFSVTYIPPFHGTHTITIKYGGQMIPQFPKVLQVEPSVDTSGVHVYGPGVEPRGVLREVTTHFIVDARTLKKVGGNHVKVHIISPSGTTTETFITDKGDGTYRVEYTAFEDGMHMIEVQYDDAPVPKSPFRVSVVEGCDPTRVRAYGPGLEGGITNKPNCFTVETRGAGTGGLGLTIEGASEAKISCKDNKDGSCSVEYIPFTTGDYDVNINYGGHPIPGSPFRVPVKDPVDPSKVKCSGPGLGGGVRAHVPQAFTADCTKAGQAPLDVKLYGPTGSVEPVGVKNNGDGTHTVHYTPAQDGPYTVAVKYADQEVPHSPFKVMSQPGHDASKVRASGPGLDTKGVSASLPVEFTIDARDAGEGLLTVQILDPEGKPKNATIQDNRDGTYTVSYVPDSTGPYTITIKYGGDEIPYSPYRIQSLPTGDASKCHLTVSIGGHGVSSLQKLQTSEDTVITVDAKAAGKGKVTCKVQTPQGMELDMDVVENRDGTFDIYYTAPEPGKYVITIRFGGQNIPKSPFHVVASNEPVVPRDTVDPLFRPVNFLVPFMPQQGEITGEVRMPSGKTGRPHITDNKDGTITIKYQPTEKGLHEMDIKYDGNHIPGSPLQFFVDAVNSGVVTAYGPGLSYGMVNRAATFTVVTKNAGEGGLSLAVEGPSKAEITCKDNKDGTCTVSYLPTAPGDYNVIVKFDNKHISGSPFTAKITGDDAITRTSQLNVGTAADVSLKIAETDLSSLTASIRAPSGNEEPCLLKTLPNRHLGISFTPKEVGEHEVSVRKNGVHVANSPFKIMVGQSEIGEASRVKAFGKGLHEAHTLEMAEFFVDTRNAGYGGLALSIEGPSKVDINCEDVEDGTCRVTYCPTEPGSYIVNIKFAEKHIPGSPFTVKVTGEGRMKESITRKRQASSIASVGSTCGLNLKIPGNWFQMVSAQERLTRTFTRSSHTYTRTERTEISKTRGGETKREVRVEESTQLGGGGSPFRDVFGDFLGRESLSSFAGITARPEVVESGSQAMTAQVTSPSGKTVDADIVDGGSSTYSVRFIPQEMGPHTVNVKYRDQHVPGSPFQFTVGPMGEGGSHKVRAGGPGLERGVAAAPSEFSIWTREAGAGGLSIAVEGPSKAEISFEDRKDGSCGVSYIVKEPGDYEVSIKFNNEHIPDSPFIVPIATLSDEARRLTVTSLQEKDLKVNQEASFMVQRNGARGVVDAKVHTPAGSSEECYVTELDSDKNAIRFIPRENGVHSIDVKFNGCHIPGSPFNVRVGDPGLVGDPGMVTAHGPGLQGGTTGASSEFVVNTCNAGSATLSVNIDGPSKVKMDCRECPEGYKINYTPMAPGNYLITIKYGGPQHIVGSPFKAKVTGARLSGGHSLHETSSVLVETVTKTSKVGGAYSSSSSSSTTSTKLTSDASMVVCLGTGLSKAAVGQKNHFTVDCSKAGTNMLMVGVHGPHTPCEEVYVKHMGNKLYNVTYTVKDKGNYTVIVKWGDDSIPGSPYKVVAS from the exons ATGATGAGCAACAACTACGGCGACGACCAGCTGCCTCCGCAGTACTACCAGGCCACCGACTTcggggacgaggaggacgacgagatGCCAGCCACGGAGAAGGACCTGGCCGAGGACGCGCCATGGAAGAAGATCCAGCAGAACACCTTCACCAGGTGGTGCAACGAGCACCTCAAGTGCGTCAACAAGACCGTCACCGACCTGCAGCGGGATTTTACCGACGGGCTGAAGCTAATTTCGCTGCTTGAAGTGTTGAGCCAGAAGAAAATGTACAGAAAGAGCCACTCCAGACCCAACTTCCGTCAGATGAAACTGGAGAACGTGTCCGTGGCGCTCGAGTTCCTGGACAGAGAACACATCAAACTGGTCTCGATCG ATAGCAAAGCCATCGTGGATGGGAATCTAAAGCTGATCCTGGGTCTTATCTGGACCCTCATCCTCCACTACTCTATCTCCATGCCCATGTGGGACgacgaggacgaagaggagagtAAGAAGCTGACCCCCAAGCAGCGCCTGTTGGGCTGGATACAGAACAAGGTGCCCCAGCTGCCCATCAACAACTTCAACCGTGACTGGCGGGATGGCAAAGCTCTGGGGGCTCTGGTCGACAACTGCGCCCCTG gtttgtgtcctgattGGTCCGACTGGGATCCAAACAAGCCGGTGGAGAATGCCAAAGAAGCCATGCAACAGGCTGACGATTGGCTGGGTGTGCCTCAG GTGATCGCCCCTGAGGAAATTGTGGACCCGGATGTGGACGAGCACTCAGTGATGACCTACCTGTCTCAGTTCCCTAAGGCAAAGCTGAAGCCTGGCGCTTCTCTCAAGCCCAAACAGCTTTTCCCAAACAAAGCCAAAGCCTATGGGCCTG GTATCGAGCCTCATGGCAACAAGGTGCTGCAACCAGCTGTGTTCACCGTGGACACTGTGGAAGCCGGCAGTGGCGAGGTCCTGGTCTATGTGGAGGATCCTGAGGGACACAAAGAGGAG GCTAAGGTCAAACCCAACAGGGAGAAAAACGGATCCTACACTGTCACTTATGTTCCTAAGGTTGAAGGCGTTCACAAG gTGAAAGTGCTGTTTGCAGGTCAGGACATTGACAAGAGTCCATACACAGTGAATGTGGCGAGGGATATGGGCGACCCCAGCAAAGTCCATGCCAGGGGCCCAGGCCTGGACACCAACGGCAATGTGGCGAACAAACCCACCTACTTTGACATCTACACAGCTG GTGCTGGTAACGGCGACGTCAGTGTGGTGATCGTCGATCCTCAGGGCAAGAAGGACACGGTGGAGCTCCTCCTGGAGAACAAGGGCGACAGTGTTTTCCGCTGCACCTATCGGCCCATGCTGGAAGGGCCTCACACCATCCACGTGCTGTTTGGAGGCCAGGAGATCCCCAGGAGCCCTTTCACCGTCAACATCACAGAGG CTCCGCCCATTGCTCCTCCCCCTGGAGCTCCACTGCAGATAGTCCCTCAGTCAGTGCGCACCCTTCCCGGAGCAAAGGGTGGAAAGGGGCTACCCCCCCAAAAGCCTGGCCGCCCAA cAATAAACCCCAATGCCTGCAGAGCCACAGGCAGAGGCCTTCAGGCTAAAGGCGTGAGAGTAAAGGAGGTGGCAGACTTCAAAGTTTTCACCAAGGGAGCCGGCAGTGGATCGCTGAGCGTCTCAGTCAAAGGACCAA CTGGTGCAGAGGAGCAAGTGAAAGTGCGAGACGCAGGAAATGGCGTCTATGAATGTGAATATTACCCCCTCAAGCCTGGTAAATACACAGTCAGCATCACCTGGGGAGGCCAGCCCATCCCACGCAG CCCCTTCGAAGTGGAGGTGGGCAAAGAGGCAGGTTTCCAGAAGGTGAGGGCATGGGGTCCTGGTCTGAAGACTGGCATGGTGGGGAAATCTGCTGACTTTGTGGTAGAAGCCATCGGCACCGAAGTTGGAA GTTTAGGCTTCTCCATCGAAGGCCCATCACAGGCCAAAATTGAGTGTGATGATAAGGGTGATGGCTCCTGTGATGTGCGCTACTGGCCCACTGAGGCCGGTGACTACGCTGTCCACGTCGTCTGTGATGACGAGGACATCAAGGACAGCCCCTTCATGGCCCACATCCTTCCTGCTGCCAATGACGTCTTCCCTGAGAAG GTGAAAGCATATGGTCCAGGGCTAAGAGCAGCTGGCGTCATTGTAAACAAAGCAACTGAATTCACCATTGATGCTCGCATGGCCGGGAAGGGTCACCTCAAGATTTACGCACAG GACGCCGAAGGCTGCACCATCGACATCAAGATCACTGACAAGGGAGACGGcacatttctctgtgtgtacaCCCCTGTCAAGCCCATGAAgcacaccatcatcatcacctgggGAGACGTCAATGTGCCCAGCAGCCCCTTCAGG GTGCTGGTTGGAGAAGGTTGTCATCCAGACAGAGTCAAGGTCTATGGGCCTGGGGTGGAGAAGACGGGGCTGAAGGCCAACGAGCCAACATACTTTACAGTGGACTGTGGGGAAGCTGGTCAAG GGGACATCAGCATTGGAATCAAGTGTGCCCCCGGGGTGGTCGGCCCGGCCGAGGCAGACATTGAGTTTGACATCATCAAAAATGACAATGACACCTTCACCGTCAAGTACACTCCCCCGGGTGCAGGCCGATATACCATCATGGTGCTGTTTGCAGAGCAG GAAATTCCCATCAGTCCATTCAAAGTCAAAGTGGATCCTTCCCATGATGCCGGTAAGGTGAGAGCCGAGGGCCCCGGACTCAACAAGACAG GAGTGGAGGTGGGCACTCCAACCCACTTCATCATCTACACAAAGGGAGCCGGCAAGGCCCGACCTGGGGTGAACTTCGCAGCATCAGGCGCAGGAGAGGCAGTCCGTGACTTTGAGATCATCGATAACCACGATTACTCCTACACGGTCAAGTACACGGCTCTTCAACAG GGTAACATGGCTATTACGGTCTCTCATGGAGGAGATCCCATTCCCAAGAGCCCGTTCCACATCACAGTGGCGCCACCTCTGGACATTGGAAAGGTGAAAGTGGAGGGATTAGACACCA AAGTGGAGGTTGGGAAGGATCAGGAGTTTGCGGTCAACACAAAGGGCGCTGGTGGACAGGGCGATGTGGGTGTGAAGATGACCTCACCCTCGGGCCGACCAATCCCATGCAAGCTGGAATCAGACAAAGCCAAAGGCACCCACGGTGTGAAGTACATTCCCCCCGAGGAGGGCCAGTACAAGGTGGATGTCAGCTACGATGGCAACCCGGTGATGGGGAGCCCCTTTGGAGTTGAAGCAGTGATGCCTGCTGATCCTTCAAAG GTGCGAGCTTCTGGCCCAGGCCTGAAGggaggcattgtgggtaaaccGGCTCCATTCACTATTGACACAAAGGGAGCCGGGGCAGGCGGGCTGGGCCTGACTGTGGAGGGCCCCTGCGAAGCGAAGATTGAGTGTCAGGACAACGGCGACGGCACATGCTCGGTGTTCTATCTGCCCACCGAGCCCGGGGAGTACGCCATCAACATCCTGTTCGCCGAGAAACACATCCCCGGCTCCCCCTTCAAGGCCGCAGTACGCTCGGCCCTGGACCCCAGCAAGGTGACGGCTAGCGGGCCGGGGCTGGAGAAGGCCAAGACCGGGGAACCGGCGACCTTCACCGTGGACTGCACTCGGGCCGGCGATGCCGAGCTCACCATTGAGATTGTGTCAGAGACCGGGTCAAAGGCGGAGGTGCACATCCAGAAAACGGCAGAGGGGACCTTCTCTGTTACATACATCCCACCCTTCCATGGCACGCACACCATCACGATCAAGTATGGTGGCCAGATGATTCCACAGTTTCCCAAAGTCCTGCAGGTTGAGCCCTCCGTGGACACCAGCGGGGTGCATGTCTATGGGCCAGGAGTGGAGCCCagag GAGTCCTCAGAGAAGTGACAACCCACTTCATTGTTGACGCTCGCACCCTCAAAAAGGTTGGAGGAAACCATGTGAAGGTTCACATAATCAGCCCTTCGGGCACCACCACCGAGACCTTCATCACTGACAAGGGAGACGGTACCTACAGAGTGGAGTACACAGCATTCGAGGATG GAATGCACATGATTGAGGTGCAGTATGACGACGCGCCAGTGCCCAAGAGTCCCTTCAGGGTGTCAGTGGTGGAGGGGTGTGATCCGACCCGGGTCCGGGCCTATGGACCAGGCCTGGAGGGAGGCATCACCAACAAGCCCAACTGCTTCACCGTGGAGACCAG GGGCGCTGGCACGGGAGGCCTGGGCCTGACCATCGAGGGAGCCTCAGAGGCAAAAATATCCTGCAAGGACAACAAAGATGGCAGCTGCAGTGTGGAGTACATCCCCTTCACTACCGGAGACTATGATGTCAACATCAACTACGGAGGTCACCCGATCCCTGGCAGCCCGTTCCGTGTTCCAGTGAAGGACCCCGTGGACCCCAGCAAGGTCAAGTGCTCAGGTCCAGGCCTGGGCGGCGGAGTGAGAGCCCATGTTCCTCAGGCTTTCACGGCAGACTGCACAAAGGCCGGACAGGCCCCGCTGGATGTCAAACTCTACGGCCCGACGG GTTCCGTGGAGCCGGTTGGTGTGAAGAACAACGGCGACGGCACCCACACAGTTCACTACACCCCAGCCCAGGATGGCCCTTACACTGTAGCTGTCAAATATGCAGATCAGGAAGTTCCACACAG TCCATTCAAGGTAATGTCTCAGCCTGGACATGATGCCAGTAAGGTACGCGCCAGTGGTCCTGGTCTAGACACAAAAGGTGTGTCTGCAAGCCTTCCAGTTGAGTTCACCATTGATGCTCGCGATGCCGGAGAAGGACTGCTCACTGTGCAGATTTTG GACCCGGAGGGAAAGCCAAAGAATGCCACCATCCAGGACAACAGGGACGGCACCTACACTGTCTCCTATGTACCAGACTCTACGGGCCCCTACACCATCACCATCAAATATGGAGGAGATGAGATCCCATACTCCCCGTACCGCATCCAGTCCCTGCCCACAGGCGACGCCAGCAAATGTCACCTCACAG tttcaaTTGGAGGACATGGCGTTT CAAGTCTGCAGAAGCTGCAGACCTCTGAGGATACGGTAATCACAGTGGACGCCAAAGCTGCTGGGAAAGGCAAGGTGACCTGTAAGGTGCAGACCCCACAAGGGATGGAGCTGGACATGGATGTGGTGGAAAATCGTGATGGGACCTTTGACATTTACTACACCGCCCCTGAACCTGGAAAATATGTGATTACCATCCGATTCGGAGGACAGAACATCCCCAAGAGCCCCTTCCATGTGGTG GCATCAAATGAGCCCGTTGTTCCCCGCGATACCGTGGACCCTCTCTTCCGTCCTGTTAACTTCCTCGTTCCCTTCATGCCGCAGCAAGGGGAAATCACAG GTGAGGTGAGGATGCCTTCAGGCAAGACCGGCCGCCCACATATCACCGACAACAAGGATGGCACCATCACAATAAAGTACCAGCCCACAGAGAAAGGTCTGCACGAGATGGACATCAAATATGACGGCAACCACATTCCAG GGAGCCCTTTGCAGTTCTTTGTGGATGCCGTGAACAGTGGAGTGGTGACTGCTTATGGTCCGGGTCTGAGCTACGGCATGGTCAACAGGGCTGCCACTTTCACCGTGGTCACCAAGAACGCAGGAGAAG GTGGCCTGTCTCTGGCAGTCGAGGGTCCCTCTAAGGCCGAGATCACGTGCAAGGACAACAAAGACGGGACTTGCACTGTGTCCTACCTGCCCACAGCTCCCGGAGACTACAACGTCATCGTCAAGTTCGACAACAAGCACATCTCTGGCAGCCCCTTTACGGCCAAGATCACCG GGGATGACGCCATAACCAGGACATCACAGCTGAATGTCGGCACAGCGGCTGACGTGTCCTTGAAGATCGCAGAGACCGATCTGAGCTCTCTGACTGCCAGTATCAGAGCGCCATCAGGCAACGAGGAGCCCTGCCTGCTCAAGACACTGCCCAACAGACACCTCG GTATTTCTTTCACACCTAAGGAGGTGGGAGAGCATGAAGTTAGCGTGAGGAAGAACGGGGTGCACGTGGCCAACAGCCCTTTTAAAATCATGGTTGGACAGTCGGAGATCGGCGAGGCCAGCCGAGTGAAGGCTTTCGGGAAAGGCCTGCACGAGGCACACACATTAGAAATGGCAGAATTCTTTGTGGATACGAGGAACGCAG GTTATGGAGGTCTGGCATTGTCAATCGAGGGTCCGAGCAAAGTGGACATCAACTGCGAAGATGTGGAGGACGGGACGTGCAGAGTCACGTACTGTCCAACAGAACCTGGGAGCTACATCGTTAACATCAAGTTTGCTGAAAAACATATCCCAG GAAGCCCTTTCACAGTGAAGGTGACCGGAGAAGGACGGATGAAGGAGAGCATTACTAGGAAGAGACAGGCCTCTTCCATCGCCTCGGTCGGCAGCACGTGTGGTCTTAACCTCAAGATACCAG GAAACTGGTTCCAGATGGTTTCGGCTCAGGAGAGGCTGACCAGGACTTTCACCCGCAGCAGCCACACCTACACGCGCACCGAGCGCACGGAGATAAGCAAAACCCGGGGTGGAGAGACCAAACGGGAGGTCCGAGTGGAGGAAAGCACCCAgttgggtggaggaggaagccCCTTCAGGGACGTTTTTGGAGACTTTTTGGGCAGAGAGAGCCTCAGCAGCTTTGCTGGCATCACTGCCAGGCCCGAGG TTGTTGAGAGTGGCTCTCAGGCCATGACGGCTCAGGTGACCAGCCCCAGTGGGAAAACGGTGGACGCTGACATAGTGGATGGAGGGAGCAGCACCTACAGCGTGCGCTTCATTCCCCAGGAGATGGGACCCCACACCGTCAACGTCAAGTACAGAGACCAGCATGTCCCCGGTAGCCCCTTCCAGTTTACTGTGGGGCCCATGGGGGAGGGAGGATCACACAAAGTCCGTGCGGGAGGACCCGGCCTGGAAAGAGGCGTGGCTGCAGCGCCAT CTGAGTTTAGCATTTGGACGAGGGAGGCGGGTGCTGGCGGTCTGTCTATCGCCGTGGAGGGCCCCAGCAAGGCCGAAATCTCCTTTGAGGACAGAAAGGACGGCTCCTGCGGCGTCTCCTACATCGTGAAAGAACCAG GTGACTACGAGGTGTCAATCAAATTCAACAACGAGCACATCCCCGACAGCCCGTTCATCGTCCCAATTGCTACGCTGTCAGACGAGGCCCGCAGGCTCACCGTAACAAGCCTTCAG GAGAAGGACTTGAAGGTAAACCAAGAGGCGTCCTTCATGGTGCAGCGCAATGGGGCTCGGGGCGTGGTCGACGCCAAAGTCCACACGCCCGCCGGCTCTTCGGAGGAATGCTACGTCACCGAGCTCGACAGCG ACAAGAACGCGATCCGCTTCATTCCACGAGAGAATGGAGTTCACTCCATTGACGTCAAGTTCAACGGATGCCACATCCCGGGAAGCCCCTTCAACGTGCGAGTGGGCGACCCGGGGCTGGTCGGAGACCCGGGCATGGTGACGGCACACGGCCCTGGACTGCAGGGAGGAACCACAG GTGCATCCTCGGAGTTTGTGGTCAACACGTGTAACGCAGGCTCCGCCACTCTGTCGGTCAACATCGACGGGCCATCCAAGGTCAAGATGGACTGTCGGGAGTGCCCCGAAGGATACAAGATCAACTACACACCCATGGCACCCGGCAACTATCTCATCACCATCAAATACGGAGGACCGCAGCACATAGTGGGCAGCCCGTTCAAAGCTAAAGTCACAG GAGCCCGGCTCTCTGGGGGACACAGCCTCCATGAGACATCGTCCGTCTTGGTGGAAACAGTTACCAAGACCTCCAAAGTGGGCGGTGCCTACAGCTCCAGCTCGTCATCTTCCACCACCTCAACGAAGCTGACATCGGATGCGAGCATGGTGGTTTGTCTTGGAACAGGCCTGTCCAAGGCTGCTGTCGGACAGAAAAACCATTTTACAGTTGACTGCAGCAAAGCAG GCACCAACATGCTGATGGTGGGCGTGCATGGACCTCACACCCCTTGCGAGGAGGTGTACGTCAAGCACATGGGCAACAAGCTCTACAACGTCACCTACACCGTCAAGGACAAGGGCAACTACACCGTCATCGTCAAATGGGGCGACGACAGCATCCCCGGCAGCCCTTACAAGGTGGTTGCGTCCTAA